A single window of Microbispora hainanensis DNA harbors:
- a CDS encoding MOSC domain-containing protein, giving the protein MPGGLRPIGRGSGRISWLSRSDPRKYADGVELAEIRRYPVKSVSGWIVDSAIVEPWGLAGDRRWAVVDESGNLHWVGENPRMLSVVATPTAEGGLLLEAPGMPELKVPPATGERVPVHFVEVDTVVLAHQEAHDWFTRLLGKPARLVWLDDPRRCAVPASHGGLPGDVVSFAGDAPFLLTSRSSLRQLDDWIAEGALERQEEAPAPLDMARFRPSLVVDGFPPYVEDTWREIRIGALRFRMSELCDRCAVPTYDPTTLEKGKEPIRTLARHRRWDGKTWFGVRFIPRDYGEIKVGDPVTVLATQP; this is encoded by the coding sequence GTGCCGGGTGGCCTTCGGCCCATCGGCAGGGGAAGCGGCCGAATTTCGTGGCTATCGAGAAGTGATCCTCGGAAGTACGCTGACGGTGTGGAGCTGGCCGAGATCCGTAGATATCCGGTTAAGTCGGTTTCTGGGTGGATTGTTGATTCGGCGATCGTGGAGCCGTGGGGGCTGGCGGGGGACCGCCGGTGGGCCGTGGTGGACGAATCGGGCAACCTGCACTGGGTCGGGGAGAACCCGCGGATGCTCTCCGTCGTGGCGACCCCCACCGCCGAGGGCGGCCTCCTTCTCGAGGCTCCCGGCATGCCGGAGCTGAAGGTCCCTCCGGCCACCGGTGAACGCGTCCCCGTCCACTTCGTGGAGGTGGACACGGTGGTCCTCGCCCATCAGGAGGCCCATGACTGGTTCACCCGCCTGCTGGGCAAGCCCGCGCGCCTCGTCTGGCTCGACGATCCCCGCCGCTGCGCCGTACCGGCCTCCCACGGCGGCCTGCCGGGCGACGTCGTCAGCTTCGCCGGGGACGCCCCCTTCCTGCTGACCTCCCGTTCCTCCCTCCGTCAGCTCGACGACTGGATCGCCGAGGGCGCCCTGGAACGTCAGGAGGAGGCGCCCGCCCCTCTCGACATGGCCCGCTTCCGCCCCAGCCTCGTCGTGGACGGCTTTCCGCCCTATGTCGAGGACACCTGGCGCGAGATCCGCATCGGCGCCCTCCGCTTCCGCATGTCCGAGCTCTGCGACCGCTGCGCCGTGCCCACCTACGACCCCACCACCTTGGAGAAGGGCAAGGAACCTATCCGTACGCTGGCCCGTCATCGCCGCTGGGACGGCAAGACCTGGTTCGGTGTCCGCTTCATCCCTCGCGACTATGGCGAGATCAAGGTCGGCGACCCGGTGACCGTCCTCGCCACCCAGCCCTGA
- a CDS encoding STAS domain-containing protein — protein MGRLHIDVGYKPPHAVFALNGELDMATAPYLDDVFTREYEAGHRKVILDVGSLTFCDSYGLRTMLRLQDRCAADGGRLVLAQSRGMLARVLNLTGLERALVQFDTVERATAEC, from the coding sequence ATGGGAAGGCTACATATCGACGTCGGTTACAAGCCGCCCCACGCGGTGTTCGCTCTCAACGGGGAGCTCGACATGGCCACCGCCCCATACCTGGACGACGTGTTCACGCGGGAATACGAGGCGGGCCACCGGAAGGTGATCCTCGACGTGGGGAGTCTCACCTTCTGCGACTCGTACGGCCTGCGGACGATGCTGCGCCTGCAGGACCGGTGCGCCGCGGACGGCGGCCGCCTGGTGCTGGCCCAGTCGCGCGGGATGCTGGCGCGGGTGCTGAACCTGACCGGTCTCGAACGCGCGCTCGTCCAGTTCGACACCGTGGAGCGGGCCACGGCCGAGTGCTGA
- a CDS encoding MerR family transcriptional regulator, translated as MSHRALRPVDLAREAGVSTQQIRNYADAGILPPAERTAAGYRRFDTRHRDALLAYRALAKGYGWEAARSIMLAVHDGDLTGALALVDACHAALHQQRLALRATGEALEAVAGQDPGGPAAPQSALRIGEVAALLGVRTSALRVWESAGLLTPQREPGTGYRWYGPAEVRDARMIHMLRQGRYPLARIGDVLDGLRRTGSTEALRAALAEREAALAATAVAMLEGSARLHDYVTG; from the coding sequence GTGAGTCACAGGGCGCTGCGCCCCGTCGACCTGGCCCGGGAGGCGGGGGTCTCCACCCAGCAGATCCGCAACTACGCCGACGCGGGAATCCTCCCGCCCGCCGAGCGGACGGCCGCCGGCTACCGCAGGTTCGACACGCGGCACCGCGACGCCCTGCTCGCCTACCGGGCGCTGGCCAAGGGGTACGGCTGGGAGGCCGCCCGTTCGATCATGCTGGCGGTGCACGACGGCGACCTGACGGGCGCGCTCGCCCTCGTGGACGCCTGCCACGCCGCGCTGCACCAGCAGCGGCTCGCCCTGCGGGCGACGGGGGAGGCGCTCGAAGCGGTGGCCGGGCAGGATCCCGGCGGCCCGGCCGCGCCGCAGTCCGCTCTGCGCATCGGTGAGGTGGCCGCCCTCCTCGGCGTACGCACCTCGGCGCTGCGGGTGTGGGAGTCCGCCGGGCTGCTGACGCCGCAGCGCGAGCCCGGCACCGGCTATCGGTGGTACGGCCCGGCCGAGGTCCGCGACGCCCGCATGATCCACATGCTGCGGCAGGGGCGTTATCCGCTGGCGCGGATCGGGGACGTGCTCGACGGCCTGCGCCGCACCGGCAGCACCGAGGCGCTGCGCGCCGCCCTCGCCGAGCGTGAAGCGGCCCTGGCCGCCACGGCCGTCGCCATGCTCGAAGGGTCGGCCCGCCTGCACGACTACGTCACCGGCTGA
- a CDS encoding aldo/keto reductase family oxidoreductase — MSTLPIPGGTWTLGDLTVTRFGYGAMQLAGPGVMGPPADRDGALAVLREAVELGITHIDTAAAYGPRVTNQLIREALHPYPESLHIATKVGATRDEHGGWPPARRPDDLRRAVHENLETLGLDVLDLVNLRLGDARGPRPGSLAEPFETLAELQRQGLIRHLGVSNATAEQVAEARTIAPIVCVQNMYNLAHRHDDELIDELAGEGIAYVPFFPLGGFSPLQSSALSAVAGGLGATPMSVALAWLLQRSPNILLIAGTSSVTHLRENVAGAGLSLSDEDVAELDKIGR; from the coding sequence ATGAGCACGCTCCCGATCCCCGGCGGCACCTGGACCCTGGGCGACCTGACCGTCACCCGGTTCGGCTACGGCGCCATGCAGCTCGCCGGCCCCGGGGTCATGGGCCCGCCCGCCGACCGCGACGGCGCCCTCGCCGTCCTCCGCGAGGCCGTCGAGCTCGGGATCACCCACATCGACACCGCCGCCGCCTACGGACCGCGCGTCACCAACCAGCTGATCCGCGAGGCGCTGCACCCCTATCCGGAATCGCTGCACATCGCGACCAAGGTCGGCGCGACCCGCGACGAGCACGGCGGCTGGCCCCCGGCCCGGCGGCCCGACGACCTGCGCCGCGCCGTACACGAGAACCTCGAAACCCTCGGCCTCGATGTGCTCGACCTGGTCAACCTCCGGCTCGGCGACGCCCGGGGACCCCGGCCCGGCTCGCTCGCCGAGCCCTTCGAGACGCTCGCCGAGCTCCAGAGGCAGGGCCTGATCCGCCACCTCGGAGTCAGCAACGCGACGGCCGAGCAGGTCGCCGAGGCGCGGACGATCGCGCCGATCGTCTGCGTGCAGAACATGTACAACCTCGCCCACCGGCACGACGACGAGCTGATCGACGAGCTCGCCGGCGAGGGCATCGCCTACGTGCCCTTCTTCCCGCTCGGCGGCTTCAGCCCCCTGCAGTCCTCGGCGCTGTCGGCGGTGGCCGGCGGACTGGGCGCGACGCCGATGTCGGTCGCCCTGGCCTGGCTGCTCCAGCGGTCGCCGAACATCCTGCTGATCGCCGGCACCTCGTCGGTGACGCACCTGCGCGAGAACGTCGCGGGCGCCGGGCTCTCGCTCTCCGACGAGGACGTCGCCGAGCTGGACAAGATCGGCCGTTAG
- a CDS encoding DinB family protein, with amino-acid sequence MTTWDPKNDLHRYLQTARDALLWKLDGLSEYEIRRPLTPTGTNLLGLVKHLAGVEAGYFGEVFGRPFGEPMPWMEDDSEDNADMWATEDESRDDIIGLYRRVWQHADATIAALAIDATGRVPWWPDERSEATLHQVLVHVIAELNRHVGHADIVRELIDGAAGLRDGGLNLPSGDQKWWEDYRNRLEETARRAAQA; translated from the coding sequence ATGACCACATGGGATCCGAAGAACGACCTGCACCGCTATCTGCAAACCGCCCGCGACGCTCTGCTGTGGAAGCTCGACGGGCTCTCCGAATATGAGATCCGCCGCCCGCTGACGCCCACCGGAACCAATCTCCTTGGGCTCGTCAAACACCTCGCGGGGGTGGAGGCGGGCTACTTCGGCGAGGTCTTCGGGCGGCCGTTCGGCGAACCGATGCCGTGGATGGAGGACGACTCCGAGGACAACGCGGACATGTGGGCCACAGAGGACGAGTCGCGTGACGACATCATCGGCCTGTACCGCCGGGTGTGGCAGCACGCGGACGCCACGATCGCCGCGCTGGCGATCGACGCGACCGGCCGTGTGCCGTGGTGGCCGGACGAGCGGAGCGAGGCGACGCTGCACCAGGTCCTGGTGCACGTGATCGCCGAGCTCAACCGGCACGTCGGCCACGCCGACATCGTCAGGGAGCTCATCGACGGAGCCGCCGGGCTGCGGGACGGCGGTCTCAACCTGCCCTCCGGCGATCAGAAGTGGTGGGAGGACTACCGGAACCGGCTGGAGGAGACGGCACGGCGAGCCGCCCAGGCCTGA
- a CDS encoding fructosamine kinase family protein, giving the protein MTDTTSLLLERLHAAGLTDVAAVEPATGGLAATAGLARRGDGTPVFVKAFGEPPSDDVFAAEAEGLTVLREAGGVATPEVVLAGRDLLVLSVLRPRPGTRAFWERFAHTLARLHTTTRHPRFGWHRDNWLGRRRQVNTWDDDGFEFFARHRLLRWLGEPRVRQALDGADRAALERLCARLPELLPVRPACLTHGDLWAQNVMATPDGRPALIDPAVSYTWAEVDLAHIWTTAPPPEAQVFFELYAELTGLDRDWRDRMPIIQLRQHLAVIAQFDPDWGAADLVRATLAPFRRRL; this is encoded by the coding sequence GTGACCGACACGACGTCCCTGCTGCTGGAACGCCTGCACGCGGCCGGGCTGACCGACGTCGCCGCCGTCGAGCCCGCCACCGGTGGCCTCGCCGCGACGGCGGGGCTCGCGCGCCGCGGCGACGGCACGCCGGTGTTCGTGAAGGCGTTCGGCGAGCCGCCGTCGGACGACGTCTTCGCCGCGGAGGCCGAAGGGCTCACCGTGCTGCGCGAGGCGGGTGGCGTCGCCACGCCCGAGGTCGTCCTCGCGGGCCGCGACCTGCTCGTGCTGTCCGTGCTGCGGCCCCGGCCGGGCACCAGGGCCTTCTGGGAGCGGTTCGCGCACACGCTCGCCCGCCTGCACACAACCACACGGCACCCGCGGTTCGGGTGGCACCGGGACAACTGGCTGGGCCGTCGCCGCCAGGTCAACACCTGGGACGACGACGGGTTCGAGTTCTTCGCCCGGCACCGCCTGCTGCGCTGGCTCGGCGAGCCGCGCGTACGGCAGGCGCTCGACGGCGCGGACCGGGCGGCGCTGGAGCGGCTGTGCGCCCGGCTGCCCGAGCTGCTGCCGGTCAGGCCCGCTTGCCTGACGCACGGCGACCTGTGGGCCCAGAACGTCATGGCCACTCCCGACGGGCGGCCCGCGCTGATCGACCCGGCCGTGTCGTACACGTGGGCCGAGGTCGACCTGGCCCACATCTGGACGACGGCGCCACCGCCCGAGGCACAGGTGTTCTTCGAGCTGTACGCCGAGCTGACCGGGCTCGACCGCGACTGGCGCGACCGCATGCCGATCATCCAGTTGCGCCAGCACCTGGCGGTGATCGCCCAGTTCGACCCCGACTGGGGCGCCGCCGACCTGGTGCGGGCCACGCTCGCCCCGTTCCGGCGCCGGCTCTGA
- a CDS encoding DUF418 domain-containing protein, whose protein sequence is MHRENTSSPAVRLRPGEGGHATTSAGRPRIAALDVVRGFALCGILLANVQPIAATGAFTATSDPGGAEAAWLGLLVEQRFFPIFSLLFGVGFSLLLDSAAARTARPRVVLLRRLLVLLALGVAHFVLLWHGDILSTYAAIGLLVLLPSTWLPRLAVAALAPVFVAVSLLIGGDRLVLIAGLFLLGSALVRYGMIDRLERSARVPAVLALVLAAAAAPVLWLQTRSDSVSRAFSISLAGAGLLIAGVYVCVLLVALRTPLRPVLQTVFAPLGRMALTNYLSATVLVLVASLAFEGPPHTWPGSTVLLIAGVILAVQWVWSTLWLRRYRQGPLEWLWRWATWARRPPLRRG, encoded by the coding sequence ATGCACCGTGAGAACACCTCCTCCCCCGCCGTACGCCTCCGGCCCGGCGAGGGCGGCCACGCCACCACCTCGGCGGGCCGCCCGCGGATCGCCGCGCTCGACGTCGTGCGCGGGTTCGCCCTGTGCGGCATCCTGCTCGCCAACGTCCAGCCGATCGCCGCGACCGGCGCGTTCACCGCGACGTCCGATCCCGGGGGCGCTGAGGCCGCCTGGCTGGGCCTGCTCGTCGAGCAGCGCTTCTTCCCGATCTTCTCCCTGCTCTTCGGCGTCGGGTTCTCGCTGCTGCTGGACTCCGCGGCCGCCCGCACCGCCCGCCCGCGCGTGGTCCTGCTGCGCCGGCTCCTGGTGCTGCTCGCGCTCGGCGTGGCGCACTTCGTGCTGCTGTGGCACGGCGACATCCTGAGCACCTACGCCGCCATCGGCCTGCTGGTGCTGCTGCCCTCGACCTGGCTGCCCCGCCTGGCCGTCGCCGCCCTGGCCCCCGTGTTCGTCGCCGTGTCGCTGCTCATCGGAGGCGACCGGCTCGTCCTGATCGCGGGGCTGTTCCTGCTGGGCTCGGCACTGGTCCGCTATGGCATGATCGACCGGCTGGAGCGGTCGGCGCGGGTGCCGGCCGTGCTCGCCTTGGTCCTGGCCGCCGCCGCGGCGCCCGTGCTGTGGCTCCAGACCCGGTCCGACTCGGTGAGCCGCGCCTTCAGCATCTCGCTGGCCGGGGCCGGGCTGCTGATCGCCGGGGTGTACGTCTGCGTCCTGCTGGTCGCGCTCAGGACCCCGCTGCGGCCGGTTCTGCAAACGGTGTTCGCGCCGCTCGGGCGGATGGCGCTGACGAACTACCTGTCCGCGACGGTCCTGGTGCTGGTGGCGAGCCTCGCTTTCGAGGGTCCGCCGCACACCTGGCCGGGCTCGACCGTGCTCCTGATCGCCGGCGTCATCCTCGCCGTCCAGTGGGTGTGGTCCACCCTGTGGCTGCGCCGCTATCGGCAGGGCCCGCTGGAGTGGCTGTGGCGCTGGGCCACCTGGGCCCGCCGCCCGCCCCTGCGCCGCGGGTAG
- a CDS encoding ATP-binding protein has protein sequence MSVIYSPLGSGPMPASYGREPGGGLGRRHSSMRDRWETLWRRVGDLAIQLVDGADLEEASWRLPARPASCGRARRLIRKQLSAWGMEHVSDEAELLVSELVANVLRHTCCDDLTLRISTVNGLLRCEVEDCNEGIPRMRWPAPDDESGRGLYILDSLACCWGTDRTRSGKIMWFELPSYAGR, from the coding sequence GTGAGCGTGATCTACTCTCCTCTCGGCAGCGGGCCGATGCCGGCGTCGTACGGCCGCGAACCGGGCGGCGGCCTGGGGCGCCGTCACTCTTCCATGCGTGACCGCTGGGAGACGCTGTGGCGCCGGGTCGGCGACCTGGCGATACAGCTCGTGGACGGCGCCGACCTCGAGGAGGCGTCGTGGCGGTTGCCCGCACGGCCGGCATCGTGCGGCCGGGCCCGCCGCCTGATCCGCAAGCAGCTGAGCGCCTGGGGCATGGAACATGTGTCCGACGAGGCGGAGCTCCTGGTGAGCGAGCTGGTCGCGAACGTGCTGCGTCACACGTGCTGCGACGATCTCACCCTGAGGATCTCGACGGTGAACGGGCTGTTGCGCTGCGAGGTCGAGGACTGCAACGAGGGGATCCCCAGGATGCGCTGGCCCGCCCCGGACGACGAGAGCGGCAGAGGACTGTACATATTGGACTCGCTTGCCTGCTGCTGGGGCACCGACCGCACCCGCAGCGGCAAGATCATGTGGTTCGAGCTGCCGTCCTATGCCGGCCGCTGA
- a CDS encoding YciI family protein has translation MRYLFSVIHDRPGLATPEEDAAIDVFNDRLQTEGHWVFAGGLASPGTATVVDNRDGAAMVTDGPFLESKEFLAGFWIVEAADLDVALRLAAEGSKACNRKVEVRPFL, from the coding sequence ATGCGGTACCTGTTCTCCGTGATCCACGACCGCCCCGGCCTCGCCACCCCGGAGGAGGACGCCGCGATCGACGTGTTCAACGACCGGCTCCAGACCGAGGGCCACTGGGTTTTCGCCGGCGGCCTCGCCTCGCCCGGCACGGCCACCGTGGTCGACAACCGGGACGGGGCGGCGATGGTCACCGACGGGCCCTTCCTGGAGTCGAAGGAGTTCCTCGCCGGTTTCTGGATCGTCGAGGCCGCCGACCTCGACGTGGCGCTCAGGCTGGCGGCCGAGGGGTCGAAAGCCTGCAACCGGAAAGTCGAGGTGCGGCCGTTCCTGTGA
- a CDS encoding dihydrofolate reductase family protein, translating to MKLTTMTQVTLDGVMQGNGGASDEDLRNGFERGGWALGKGDEETHAYIKETYQRADAFLFGRRTYELFAGSWGTMTVEDAPGWEPVVRALNTRPKYVASATLTEPAWPGTTVLPGDLATAVAGLKARPGGELQVHGSGILTRWLLEHDLVDEMTLIVVPVIVGQGVRLFPDAGPDLALDLIESRADAKGVTIQVYRPAGRPQYATP from the coding sequence ATGAAGCTGACGACCATGACCCAGGTGACCCTCGACGGAGTGATGCAGGGGAACGGCGGCGCGTCGGACGAGGACCTCAGGAACGGATTCGAGCGCGGCGGATGGGCCCTGGGCAAGGGCGACGAGGAGACCCACGCGTACATCAAGGAGACCTACCAGCGCGCCGACGCGTTCCTGTTCGGGCGGCGGACCTACGAGTTGTTCGCCGGGTCGTGGGGGACCATGACGGTCGAGGACGCCCCCGGCTGGGAGCCCGTCGTGCGGGCGTTGAACACCCGGCCGAAGTACGTCGCGTCGGCCACGCTCACCGAACCGGCGTGGCCGGGCACCACCGTCCTGCCCGGCGACCTCGCGACCGCCGTCGCCGGCCTGAAGGCCAGGCCGGGAGGTGAACTGCAGGTGCACGGCAGCGGCATCCTGACCCGGTGGCTGCTGGAGCACGACCTGGTCGACGAGATGACGCTGATCGTCGTTCCCGTCATCGTCGGCCAGGGCGTGCGGCTGTTCCCGGACGCCGGCCCGGACCTCGCGCTCGACCTGATCGAGTCGCGCGCCGACGCCAAGGGTGTGACGATCCAGGTCTACCGCCCGGCGGGGCGCCCGCAGTACGCGACACCGTGA
- a CDS encoding winged helix-turn-helix transcriptional regulator, translated as MATMTAAQKRAQAKAEYDAFLAACPSRRLLDRISDKWVALILAALGSGGGSPQPDAGCAGEPRSMRYSELARRLAGVSQKMLTQTLRSLERDGLVTRTATPTVPVTVCYELTDLGLSLYEMVRGLKTWAETHMDDVLASRAAYDARTH; from the coding sequence ATGGCGACGATGACGGCGGCACAGAAGAGGGCCCAGGCCAAGGCGGAATACGACGCCTTCCTCGCGGCGTGCCCCAGCCGCAGACTGCTCGACCGGATCTCCGACAAGTGGGTCGCGCTGATCCTGGCCGCGCTGGGCAGCGGCGGCGGCTCGCCTCAGCCGGACGCCGGCTGCGCCGGCGAGCCCCGGTCGATGCGCTACTCGGAGCTGGCGCGCCGGCTGGCCGGCGTCAGCCAGAAGATGCTCACCCAGACGCTGCGTTCCCTGGAGCGTGACGGCCTGGTCACCCGCACCGCGACGCCGACCGTGCCCGTCACGGTCTGCTACGAGCTGACCGACCTCGGTCTCTCCCTGTACGAGATGGTGCGCGGCCTGAAGACCTGGGCCGAGACGCACATGGACGACGTGCTCGCCAGCCGCGCGGCGTACGACGCCCGCACCCACTGA
- a CDS encoding RNA polymerase sigma factor, producing MNRIDVREAITQAHRTEWARVVAALTRRFSDLDIAEEAAAEAFATAVERWPADGVPPNPGAWLTTTAARKAIDRIRRESKRDDKHREARMVHDDDPPEPVGVIDDDRLRLIFTCCHPALAMEARVALTLRMVAGLTMPEIARAFLVAESAMGQRITRAKAKIKAARIPYRMPSAEDLPARVSGVLAVLYLVFNEGYLSTGPGADPVRQELTAEAIRLTRLIRVLLPDDGEVAGLLALMLLTEARRPARVSAGGDLVALDEQDRGAWDTALIAEGHRLVRERLAAAAAGVAPGRYQILAAINAVHTSARDMRDTDWSQVLALYDQLVRIDPSPVVALNRAVAVAELDGPEVALAAVDRLEARLAGYHAYHATRADLLRRLGRGREARAAYDTAIGLAGNSAEIASLTRRRDRLP from the coding sequence GTGAACAGGATCGACGTACGCGAGGCGATCACCCAGGCCCACCGTACGGAATGGGCACGGGTGGTCGCCGCCCTGACCAGGCGCTTCAGCGACCTCGACATCGCCGAGGAGGCGGCCGCCGAGGCGTTCGCGACCGCCGTCGAGCGGTGGCCGGCCGACGGCGTGCCGCCCAACCCCGGCGCCTGGCTGACCACCACCGCCGCCCGCAAGGCCATCGACCGGATCCGCCGCGAGAGCAAACGCGACGACAAGCACAGGGAGGCGCGGATGGTCCACGACGACGACCCGCCCGAGCCGGTCGGCGTCATCGACGACGACCGGCTCCGGCTGATCTTCACCTGCTGTCACCCCGCACTGGCCATGGAGGCCCGCGTGGCGCTGACGCTGCGCATGGTCGCCGGGCTGACCATGCCCGAGATCGCCCGTGCGTTCCTGGTGGCCGAGAGCGCCATGGGGCAGCGGATCACCCGGGCGAAGGCCAAGATCAAGGCGGCGCGCATCCCCTATCGAATGCCGTCGGCGGAGGACCTCCCGGCGCGCGTCTCCGGCGTCCTCGCCGTCCTCTATCTCGTGTTCAACGAGGGCTACCTGTCCACCGGCCCCGGCGCCGATCCCGTACGGCAGGAGCTGACCGCCGAGGCGATCCGGCTCACCCGCCTGATCCGGGTGCTGCTGCCCGATGACGGTGAGGTGGCCGGGCTGCTGGCGCTGATGCTCCTGACCGAGGCCCGCCGTCCCGCCCGGGTCTCGGCCGGCGGTGACCTGGTCGCCCTCGACGAGCAGGACCGCGGGGCCTGGGATACGGCGCTGATCGCCGAGGGGCACCGGCTGGTGCGCGAGCGCCTCGCCGCTGCCGCCGCCGGGGTGGCCCCGGGCCGCTACCAGATCCTCGCGGCGATCAACGCCGTGCACACCTCCGCCCGTGACATGCGCGACACCGACTGGTCGCAGGTCCTCGCCCTCTATGACCAGCTCGTCCGCATCGATCCCTCGCCGGTCGTCGCGCTCAACCGGGCCGTCGCGGTCGCCGAGCTCGACGGCCCGGAGGTGGCGCTGGCGGCCGTCGACCGGCTTGAGGCCCGGTTGGCCGGTTATCACGCATACCACGCCACCCGTGCCGATCTGCTGCGCCGGCTGGGCCGTGGTCGTGAGGCGCGCGCGGCCTACGACACGGCCATCGGCCTGGCGGGGAACAGCGCCGAGATCGCGTCGCTGACCCGCCGCCGCGACCGGCTCCCGTGA
- a CDS encoding putative protein N(5)-glutamine methyltransferase, which translates to MSLSFSPALPPIVARLRAAGCVFAEDEARLLVSAARTPAELDDMVDQRARGLPLEHVVGWAEFCGLRVAVDRGVFVPRPRSEFLVRQAAALARPGAVVVDLCCGSGALGAALAAAVGPVELHAVDVDPAAVRCARRNLAALTGGGVYEGDLYAALPAALRGRVDVLLASPPYVPTGAIGLLPPEARVHEPQVALDGGADGLDIVRRVVEGADGWLAPGGHLLVETSEAQARKTADAVARAGLAARLTYDEELDATTVIGTRPGPISPTGPAG; encoded by the coding sequence TTGTCCCTGTCCTTCTCCCCCGCTCTTCCCCCGATCGTGGCCCGGCTGCGGGCCGCCGGATGCGTGTTCGCCGAGGACGAGGCCCGTCTGCTGGTCTCCGCCGCGCGTACGCCCGCCGAGCTCGATGACATGGTGGACCAGCGCGCCCGCGGCCTGCCTCTGGAGCACGTCGTCGGGTGGGCCGAGTTCTGCGGTCTTCGGGTGGCCGTCGATCGGGGGGTCTTCGTGCCCCGGCCGCGCAGCGAGTTCCTGGTGCGCCAGGCCGCCGCACTGGCCCGGCCTGGCGCGGTCGTCGTCGACCTGTGCTGTGGCTCGGGCGCGCTCGGCGCGGCGCTGGCCGCCGCCGTCGGGCCGGTCGAGCTGCATGCCGTGGACGTCGATCCCGCCGCCGTACGCTGCGCCCGCCGCAACCTCGCCGCGCTGACCGGAGGTGGAGTGTACGAGGGCGACCTGTACGCGGCCCTGCCCGCCGCCCTGCGGGGCCGGGTGGACGTGCTGCTCGCCAGCCCGCCGTACGTGCCCACCGGCGCGATCGGGCTGCTGCCGCCGGAGGCGCGCGTGCACGAGCCGCAGGTCGCGCTCGACGGCGGCGCGGACGGGCTCGACATCGTGCGGCGGGTCGTCGAAGGGGCGGACGGCTGGCTCGCGCCGGGTGGCCACCTGCTGGTGGAGACCAGCGAGGCCCAGGCCCGCAAGACCGCGGACGCCGTCGCCCGCGCGGGGCTCGCCGCCCGCCTGACGTACGACGAGGAACTGGACGCGACCACCGTGATCGGCACCAGGCCCGGCCCCATCAGCCCCACCGGCCCCGCCGGCTGA
- a CDS encoding FBP domain-containing protein, with product MRPIAEREIRASFVNCTKGEVKRLAVPRDLDARPWDDLDFLGWQDPSSPGRAYLVAEQGDRLVGVALRRAAPNAGHVRRSMCSLCLTTHTGDGVSLMTARRAGGGGNSVGAYICTDLACSLYLRGKKDVGPGGRMPESLTLEEKIGRTAVNVSEFLRKVSG from the coding sequence ATGAGGCCGATCGCCGAGCGCGAGATCCGCGCATCGTTCGTCAACTGCACAAAGGGCGAGGTCAAGCGCCTTGCCGTCCCCAGGGATCTGGACGCGCGGCCCTGGGACGACCTGGACTTCCTGGGCTGGCAGGACCCCTCCTCACCAGGTCGCGCGTACCTGGTCGCCGAGCAGGGCGACCGGCTGGTGGGGGTGGCGCTGCGCCGGGCCGCCCCGAACGCCGGACATGTACGGCGCAGCATGTGCTCGCTCTGCCTGACCACGCACACCGGTGACGGCGTGTCGCTGATGACCGCGCGCCGCGCCGGGGGCGGCGGCAACTCGGTGGGCGCCTACATCTGCACCGACCTGGCCTGCTCCCTCTATCTGCGGGGCAAGAAGGACGTCGGGCCCGGCGGGCGGATGCCGGAATCGCTCACGCTCGAAGAGAAGATCGGCAGGACCGCGGTCAACGTGAGCGAGTTCCTGCGGAAGGTGAGCGGGTGA